In Aedes albopictus strain Foshan chromosome 3, AalbF5, whole genome shotgun sequence, the genomic window CAGAaatattcccagaaattcctctagaattcgtaAATAAATTTTCACATAAATTAcctaaggaaatcctccagaaatttcttcaaaaattcctcgaggaattcttccagaaatttctccagggattctttaggattttttttcaagtattcttccagaaattccatcatgaatccttcagaaattccccaagaaaatatttctgcgatttttttttagaatttgtccaagaattccttcagggactgcctcaggaattcctccaaaaaatcttatgGAATTACTCTAAAAATTCCATCCCATATTACTCCatgaacacctccaggaattactactagaattcctccaggaactccttcaggaattctttgataaattcttcttggaattcctccagtaattcctccacaaattattctgaaaatttcttcaggaagtcctccaggaattcatccaggaattactcttctaatatcttcagcaattcccctaagaattcctccaggaatcctaccAAGaagtcctcaagaaatttctagaagaattcatccaggaattcctccaatacatctgcctagaattctttcaacaatgcctccgggaattgttccaaaaaatcatacaggaacttctccaaaaatgtttaaggtattcgtgaaggaatttatggaatttgttttgggtgaattcttgaagtaatttctcgagggttcttggtgaggatttcttgggattcttggcagaagtcttagagggtttctccaggaattctcccaggaactcctccaggattttttccaggatttaagGATTATTGAAGATTTAGCagatattcttcaaaaaaatctgccaagaattcctcaaagaatccctatagatattcctccaagatttctaccaagaagttctccaagcattcctccaggaatttctccaagaattcctctaggaattacgccAAGActccgtccaggaatttctccagaaattattattttcagaaatatcttcagaaaatcctctggaattcgtaaaaaaataattcaaggaatttttaccaaaattaccttaagaaatcctccagaattttttccaaaaaatcctcgagaaatccttcaagaaatttccccagagattcttcgagatttttttaaaagaatttctcctgaaattccatcatgaatacctccaggatctttcagaaattcctcaagaaaatattcCTGGGTTGTCTTtaagaatttgtccaagaattccttcaggaactgcctcagaaattactccaaaaaatattatggaattattctaaaaattctttccgcaattacttcaggaacacttccaggaattctttaataaattcttcttaTTGATTTTACCAGGAAATCTTCccctagaattttttttggaaatttcttcagggagtcctccaggaattccttttctaatatcttcagtagttcctccaagaattactccaggaattctaccaaaaattcttctaggattttttagaagaattcatccaggaattcttctaaaaaattcttacaggaacttctccaagagttttgAAGGTgttcatgaagtaatttctggaagattttttggatgaattcttgaagtaatttctcgaggattcttggtgaggatttcttgggattcttggcagaagtcttagaGGGACCCGTTCCGCCAGAAATAcctacaggtatttttttttcaagaaattacttcaagaatacctccaaaatTCTTCAGTAAACCTCTAGAAAATATTCCTGAGCcaacttcatggattcctcttatAATTCTTTTAGGGCTGTCTCCAAGAGCTACTCCGagatttctaccaagaattcctccaagaatcactcccggaatttctggagTGACTTCTAAAGTGAAGAAAGATGCAAAGTGGAAATCAGCTCAAAACTGCTGTGCCGATCATCATATTCCATCGAAATTCCAGCAGTCTTAAAGGGTACCTTTACAACTCTTTGACCCAGGTTACTAAAACATAAAATCAGTAttccttttatttttttgtttctttatttACTAACTAATAAGGTTACTTCCGCTGTCTAAGATTCCATACTAAATAAATCGTCATGTGAACATTGGTCATTTAACGTTCTAGCCCTTGGAAGGTTTTCGCGATCGCCAATTCAATCCATCGCCAAAAGTTACGTTTCATCGGCACGAAATGGCTGGGGCGTAGTTTTCCCCAGTTTTTCTGAGATTTCGTCTTCTGGTAGGGTACTTTTTGAATTGGAAGTTCCTTCTACTGAAGGTTCTTCAGTAGACCGGCCAACTTCTTGCCTTTCATTCTCGTTGTCAATCAGCGTGCTGTCAGTGCTGGTACTGACGTTGCTGTGGATCACTGTTGTTTCATTGTTGGTGTGATCATCTGTAGCGCTTTCCTGAATCGACACCGAGTCAATGTTTTCTTCAACGTCCAATCCTCGACCTTCCGCGTCGTTACCAACTCCATAGACTCTCTCAAAGTACCCGTCATCATCAACCTGCTCATCCTCACTCTTCTTCCATTGTGCTAACGCATCCACGATCCGTTCGCCGTTGTCCAACTGCTTGTCTGCCACCAACTTCTGCAGGCCACTGATCATCTCGGTCCATCTAACGCCCGTTTGTACGTCGCTTAGCGACTCCACCAGCTGATCTACATCCTGGTCGAGAATGTGTTCCTTTAGATCGGTGAACCCGTTGGTTTCCTCCAGTGAGGTCAAAACTTCGGTTATTTCGTTCCTGATGAAACCACGTACGTCGGAGTCAAATGTTGCTAACACCAAAAAAAGAAAAGTTATGAAAAGGTTCTTGTTCAAGAAAATTAGTACTGTGACTTACCATTAGTCAAGATGGGTTGTTCATCTGCATCAGGCTCGTCAACCGAAAGCTCTCGGGCCTTCTCATCATCGACCTCAGCTTGATCTTCCGCGGCTACCTTCTGCTGTTCAGGACTCTTCCTTAGCCAAGACGCTACTGAGTTATACACTGCAGATACCGCACTCGTTCGGTTGCTTGTACTTTCCGCAGGCTGGACGTTAACGACTTCCTCGACGCTTGGGTTACCTCGCTTGTTGTCTTCATCCGGCATCGCTTCAACAAGTCCCGGCGGTTGACTAACTTCGTCGGTGGTTTGACCTATCGGCAACAGATAGCCCTTTCCAAACAAAGAACCAAGCCAGGATTTCCTGGCTGCTTCTGTCGTAGTTGATACAAACGGTAACTGTGCTATGTGCTCttctcttcctagattttcttcggAGATCGCTTCCGCTCCTGTGTTAAGCTTTAGATCTGTGGTCAATTCATCATTTTTGGAATGTTGATCTTCTTCTCGAGAAGATCCGGGCGACGATCGTTCCGTAGTCATTCCATGAATCATTGATGAGTTTGTCGACATCTCTTGGCCAGATACTGGCGCTGGGATAGCTTCTTCTATCTTATCGACGGTGATAAGACCAACAACGTCCTCGTCTTCTGGTTGTAGTGTTCCCTCAAGAATCTCCTCGATTGTCTCATCTGGAATGGAAAGTTCTCCTTCCCTGAATTCCACTGAGGCGTGATCCGTGTGTTCTTCAGAATTGTTCAACGAGCTTGTAGAAGTAGACTCTGGTTCGGGCGTTTCCATCAGCTCAGTCGGATGGCTAACTTCGTCGGTAGATTGACGTATCGGCAACAGATAGCCCTTGCCAAGCAACGAACCGAGCCAAGACCCTCTAGCTGCTTCAGTAGTAGTTGGTACAAGCGACGGAGCAGCTGAATTTTCTTCGGATATCGCTTCCTTTTCCGTGGCCACAGCCATGGCCAATTCGTCACTTCTGGAATGTTGGCCGTTTTCAGCATCGGCAGCCAAACCGGTAGTTTGATCTTCCGAAGATACAGATGACGTACCTTCCGTAGTCGCTTTGTGAACGTTTGAAGAGTTTGTCAAAATGTTCTGATTGGCAGTAGCTATCAGTGAAGCCTCTTCCAGCTCATCGGTGGTTAGAAGTTCAACAACTTCTTCGTTTGTTGACTGGAGCGTTGTCTCATCGACTGCAATCACCTCAGCTGTTTCAACTGGAATCGTAAGCTCTCCCTCCCTGGATTTCACTGGAACACGTTCCGAGTGCTCTTCTGAACCGTTAAACGAGATTGAAGAAATTGTCGGTTTGGTTGAAAACTCTATGTCCGGTGTGTCTTGCTCATCATCCACTTTACGTTCAGTCGAGCTGACGGAGTCAAGCTTGTCCGATTCTTCTACTGAAATTAAAATGGTTGGAATCACTGTGTTAGGCACTGGGTCTTCTTCGACTAGCTGAGATTTGTGCTCATTGCTCGGATGCtccccaggggtttcttcaaCTTCCTCAACTGTATCTTTCACGATTTCTGTGAACAAAAAACAATAATATTAATAAGTGCTTCATCGACGAATTTCAAAAAGCTTACCTTCGTCTTCAAGTGTTCGCTGCTCGGGGTTCTTCCTGAGCCATGACGCAACCGACTGATAAACTGCTGCTACCGCACTGGTTCTATTGTCCGTGCTTTCCGGATCATGGGCTGAATTGGCGTCCACGATATTCTCCACGGCCAATACAACCCTATCACCCTGCTGGTTGTCTCCCTCTGTCACCGGTTCTACCAGTTCCACCGGTTGGTAGGCCTCAGTAGTCAAGAGGTAACCGTTTCCCAACAGGGAACCAAGCCATGAATTCCTTACCGCTACGGTTACAGCGGGTTGAACTGTAGTGGACGACGTAGTACCGGTTATGAACTCGGTACCGGGCAGTGGCGATACTTTGTTTTCCTCCTTTACCAGATTTTCGTTGCTGATCATCTGCTCTCCTATGATGTTCTGCAGAGTCGAGATCAAGTCGTCGTTCCTGGAGTGATGGCTCTCTTCAGCGTGAACGGGGTGGACGCTGGGGCTTCCCTTCGGGAATTCGGATGGAGCATGGTCCGCATTTACTTTGTGGACGTTCAGTGAGCTTGATGAGGTATGCTTATTGGGTATTGCTGCTGTATCAACTATCGCATTCTGATGATGGTGATGGTGTGCTTGTTGACCATCGAAGATCGGACTTGATGTGGATTTCTGCAGCTCATCGATCAAGTTTGCCAACATATTGTAACTGGCTAAAGGATCTTCGACTTGTTCTACCTGAAGAGCGGCCTCGCTTACTGCAATCTGTTCAGCCTCGTGAGCTGCAttatcgaccacatctgcaaaAAATTAAACATCCTTCATCAGTTTTAATCCCGTAAGGAATCCTTAaataaatgaatctctggaggattgccACGAGCAGGATAAGAAACGAGaatctcctgatggaattccgggaggaaccccTGTTGGAATACCGACaaaaatccacgaagaaattctAGCAGGAGTTATTGAACGTTCCCtggtaggaatccctagaagtaggggtaggcggggcaataaggacacccggggcagaatggacaccctcaatattttgaaatatgcgaacttttttgaacttttaatgaatggagaatatagcccatttatctaaaacgtagtttcaggaaagaaacattcgaaattaaaattatacttgattttacacgaaaaagttgcgtcctccgttttttgtgcatggaaattataattttcacaccatctaaaataagatttagtgattaatttctGGCAGGTCGGtttaaacctgatatttctagaacacatgcaagtagttttgctgtatctacatccTTAACATGTTtacattttcttctttattatatcaaaaatcaagtttgttaatatcttctgctgccggggcaaaatagacacctacctttttgaaagaagcggcaagggaaaaatataacctaatcacaaaccaaccaaattcttcgatttcagtatatttttggttaaatgttcactatagtagacatagggtgaaacaaattggtcaaaaaacgacagcagtggaaaatagttgctcTTGGCACAGCTGTAcgtgccgacaaaaacgaagctttatccaaaacagcctgaagttaaattaactgaacaaaaatgaactacttcggcgtattattcatccaaaatagttgttttgtaattaaATGACTTtaaaggtgtaaataatgtacgaaattcgtaaaagtctcatggtgtccattttGCCCGTACGcatgaagacggtcatgaaaaactaacattttttataacattttttgtagtggataaataatttttcttcgtgagcattcttatgcaatagatatgctaaatagactttaaaaggataaatgtatcaaaaaactaaactattttgacatcttgccaggtaaagttggcaaaaaccttagggtgtccatatagccccgcctacccctaatctttgaaataattccgggaggaaactcTAAAAAAAGCCGAATGATTTGTTTagggattttttgaggattttgaaATACATTACAATCACGGATAAAAATCCGTTCCCGAAATCATAATGAAGAagtcgtgaaatcataaaatatgcCCCTTTATGATATCATGACTACGAGTCATGATATCATTACGATATTCAGTTTATCATATAAAGCTAGTTTCCATTTGATTGACAGCGGTCTTCAAAATATCTAGCGATGGAACCGAAATCATAATAATAACAAGTACCagtttcatagaagaatctcgaAAACAGTCCCGGCAGACATCTCAAAAGGAATGTTGGGATGAATTCTAGCAGGAAACGCTTCGAAAACGTTGGGAGTAATTCCGGGAAAAAAACTAACGGAAAcaggtaggaatccctgaagaaatcactggagctaCCCATGAAGAATTCCCCGAAGGCATTCTTAGgtaaataccagaaggaattcataTTCATTGGATTGGATtcatatagaaattcctggacaacccagcaaaaatgaaaatgaaaatgaaaatgtatGTGTCTTCAAAAAAAGTTCTGACAGATACCATGTagaaaattgtgaaggaatcccaggacaaGTTACcgaaatgaattcctagaagaagtgaTTCCTAgtagagtttcagaagaaacccatgTAAACCCCGTAAAGATTTTCAAAATGATAGCAGATGTTCTAAAGAACTTTGGAAGGGAATTCATACACGACTTTttgaaagaaatatctgaaagattttATAAGGGTATCCAGGGAGCAATTTCGAAAGGCATTTTGGTTTAGAAAATGCCTCGGCGATTCCTTCCATAATTCTCTCTGCAAATTCTATCATTTTAGTATTCGTTTAGCAATTATCATAGAAATTCATTCCAAAATTCTTTGGGAACCTATTTCATAATTTGACTTTTTTAAATTTCCATCAGCAACTTCATATTGATTTCTACCTGCATTTTCCTCGTCAAATTCATTGTGAtattttctagcaattccttaggtaatttctatggaaatttatttgaaaattacacaggaaatttctttagatttgATCGGGCAATTCCTTTAAGGTTTCTTTAGGCAAATTATCAAATTGTTTGGCAAAATCCAAATTGTTTTTTTAAGTGCCTTCCACAACATCCTtggtattcttttaggaaatttcttctgcaactcTTTTTGAcacttctttggaaattacttCGGTCATTCGGTTATTTCCTTAGGGTGCCCTAAACTATTTCTATTCAAACATTGGGAattgtttttaaaaattttcgacattttttgggaacttctctggaaattccttaggcaatttctttgaaactttTATCGGACATTCCGTAGTATTTTTTGTAACTCGTAAGTGAGTTTCTTGAAGAACATTCAAAGTAATAACGGACGGAGTTTTGTAAGgaattctagagtaatttctagaggaattgctggagaaattttctaaaattgacAGAAAAAGTTGAGAAcgtattttccaaggaattttcaaagtaccgaGCGAATGAATTTtacagaattacaaaagtaattgtcaggtaaATCACCAAAGGAACTGCCGGTGAAACTCTCGAAGATATTGATGAAGGAAATTCCATGGGAGTTACCTGATAAATTACCAAAtcaattgtctaaagaattaaaTAAAATGCACTACTCACCCTGTAAATTGAATATCCCAAattatttccgagaaacttccaAAATAGTCTTCGAacataattctaaagaaattgccaaaaaagttttcaaaaaaattacgCAAGCTACCCTTAAAAAATAACCCAATAGGACGTTATTGGCTCAAATCCTATTAAAATTGAtaaaaggatttccaaagaatttgccagaaaaaaattgcaaaagataATTCAAAACATTTTCACATGGAACCTCACAGGAAATTCGTCGaatcaattttcaaagaaaatgtttATGAAAAACTCTatcaattccagtaggaattgacattgaagtttctagaagaatcttgaagtgttggtggttcatcgattgttttcgGCGAAAAAATAATGAACCATCCATATCATCagaagaattttgaagaaattttccaaacgAGTTGTCAACAAAAAGAAGTTGCTgccgaaattcccaaagaaatttccatagaaaagatttctaaagaagttcacaTAGCCATTGCAGAAGCATTTGCTACGAAAAttgaagttttcaaagaaattgcctagaaatttctcaaacaaataTTTCGTCACAATAGCATAgacagttttcagaagaattgacaaaaaaattatgagggtttaaaaaaaatgcttaaggaattttcaaaggaattgccgaacgaACTTTTAGAGTATTTTTCGAAATGATTTTCAAACAAGTCCTTTGAGAAATTGCTGAACGGATTTCCAAAGTTAAATATTAAAATGAAATATtatatcaaaagaaatttcctaagaaactaCATAGAAGATACTTGACACTTGGATCAAACTAGTAGCTCTTAAAAACTGAAGCACCACAGAGTAAGCAAATTTCTAACTAAATTGTTCTCAACTATATGGCATTTAATTTTCTTTTGAACCACTTATTCTAAGTCATTATCCTTCAAAGAACAGGTTAGACTTGGGTCGGACTCAATTATTGAAGATTTCAATACATCAGGCACACGATTATCTAAGGCTCGATAATCCAGCAAAATGGATCGActatttgaaaagttttcaagggGAACAAATATTGAACGAATTTCAAATCAAAACGTATTCTTTGTTAAAtctttttctttttgttcttcatAGAAACATGGCTGAAAATAGAGTCCTATTTAATGTATGAGCTTTTGGTCATCTGAATGACCTTGCCAAAAACAGTATTCTTTTAAATGGTTCATcatgcgagatatacgacgtttagattaAACTGGATGCGCCTCAGAATACAACTCCTGAATGGAGTGAAATTAATTGTAATTATTTGATTGCCAGTGCAAAAGAGGCTGGTTATCGATAGTGCACatgtttttgcttccatctaataagACATTAGCAAAGGTGCGTTAGAATATCTATGATGATTGGATGTTTCCGCATGATGTGACGGAAATTAGCGCACATGTCGAAGTGAATTTTTCCCTATAAAACATTCTTGAGCTATAACTTTATTATTAATTTGTCGAATCGTTCGAAAAttcaacagtattttttttttcaatattgtacATGTTAAATTGAATGGTAAAAACTGTTGACAGACTGATCTCTAGAGAAACACACAGAGTTTTCTTATGAATTACAGGACATTTAATCGATGTTGAATCGGTTTCGGTTTGCCATCGGCAGTGCTgccagtatttttttaaataacaacTTTTGAGGGGCAATCACTGACTATGCAacaaaaacttatattttttttctcaaattcatgACTTTTTTGTGCACTATTTGGACTGTAGTACTGTAAACAGTGCTCCGATTCCTAATGAAGTTTCATAGTGTTTACCTATTATGTAATCGGTTTTCAGACTAATTCTGAGCAATATTGCTTCAGAACATTCAAAGTTATAACAGTTTGTCACAACTTCTCGAAGACTAAGACTATGTTCCTCAAAATAATAACTTCTCATGCTCTGTTTTATGGTATACAGGGGATAGTCAAAATAATCGGGACgggaaaaattttcacttctcaaaaaaaaatattcaattagctgtaacttttcgaaaagtgcatgcaAGTTTTTACTGAAAGTTCATCACTAAgatgtgtattagtggtccaaatttggaaaagatcgagcaccaatttatccaaaacttcatcatcgtttcaaaattgaaGATGGCAATTATAGTTCATTGAAATTCCCTTTAACTGACTTGAATATACAAATATATATGCTTCGAAGAAAAGCAACCAAATCGCCggcattgaaataaaaaaaaatgggatgcatatcaaaaatagataaatttaataaaaaacaaagaataaataaaattgctataacttttttcttactaatactttcaaattaagtcaaacttttttttttcaaaattcattgtCCTAAAAGCTCAAaatttgcattcggttcattgaattcggagatataatagctcttagttggctatcggatagttatacctttttctagaatctttcaaacttcttgtagaatagcccgatccttTCCAAATTCGGACCACTGTTACAATTAGTTGTAAGTTGATTACTTAGTTAGTTGTAGTTActgttagttgatcaacttacagtaaaaatttgagaatatttgatgcacttttcgaaaagttacatctagttgaactttttatgaaaagtgaaaattttgcctgcctCGGTTATTTTGACTATCCTCTGTACATATATgatgctgggcggatatgggttaatgataaatcatgaaaaaataatgaacatCTTACCTTTGTAGTGACCTTTCTGTGACTCCGGATCCTTCGTCAACCACAATGGCACTG contains:
- the LOC109403024 gene encoding uncharacterized protein LOC109403024, with translation MYLPMLWVLMAWLGCCFGYVIIQPPAQYYDYQNQPAYQWEAAPYQPYSYQPSYYDSYYYNYPSTFASSEYYSSYPDQTGNYNSYYYYYPSAFEYPSSHKSYPRKPDLKHCPSYNEGQKLLQVYRLIRVIELFRTPPSKEKKMTSLDRLVQRLTEQSLQDQLVELVCHVDGYEEVAALDRGPPGIKLDMFVDDIARLLRAIQRALNALDLDSYGGYHHGCCEQHKELCKELRHLRDQANALTVAQIKSEMVEHIKAKVKEAFDTDILEDLDEDLESRLLELDNMDLDLSAMEKAQVYNVQGSPWEALMSAPELTLEQHTIIKVHPTQEKHEEETVKYPPHEYIVSSTTNTPVIVSKAPATAEDIKASLLGSLGEKLNSLPSGHHAAGIKHPVTHEKPVVEESTKLYVPIVVKKPDDVVHHFDEPTSVENANFISTWAHSVPLWLTKDPESQKGHYKDVVDNAAHEAEQIAVSEAALQVEQVEDPLASYNMLANLIDELQKSTSSPIFDGQQAHHHHHQNAIVDTAAIPNKHTSSSSLNVHKVNADHAPSEFPKGSPSVHPVHAEESHHSRNDDLISTLQNIIGEQMISNENLVKEENKVSPLPGTEFITGTTSSTTVQPAVTVAVRNSWLGSLLGNGYLLTTEAYQPVELVEPVTEGDNQQGDRVVLAVENIVDANSAHDPESTDNRTSAVAAVYQSVASWLRKNPEQRTLEDEEIVKDTVEEVEETPGEHPSNEHKSQLVEEDPVPNTVIPTILISVEESDKLDSVSSTERKVDDEQDTPDIEFSTKPTISSISFNGSEEHSERVPVKSREGELTIPVETAEVIAVDETTLQSTNEEVVELLTTDELEEASLIATANQNILTNSSNVHKATTEGTSSVSSEDQTTGLAADAENGQHSRSDELAMAVATEKEAISEENSAAPSLVPTTTEAARGSWLGSLLGKGYLLPIRQSTDEVSHPTELMETPEPESTSTSSLNNSEEHTDHASVEFREGELSIPDETIEEILEGTLQPEDEDVVGLITVDKIEEAIPAPVSGQEMSTNSSMIHGMTTERSSPGSSREEDQHSKNDELTTDLKLNTGAEAISEENLGREEHIAQLPFVSTTTEAARKSWLGSLFGKGYLLPIGQTTDEVSQPPGLVEAMPDEDNKRGNPSVEEVVNVQPAESTSNRTSAVSAVYNSVASWLRKSPEQQKVAAEDQAEVDDEKARELSVDEPDADEQPILTNATFDSDVRGFIRNEITEVLTSLEETNGFTDLKEHILDQDVDQLVESLSDVQTGVRWTEMISGLQKLVADKQLDNGERIVDALAQWKKSEDEQVDDDGYFERVYGVGNDAEGRGLDVEENIDSVSIQESATDDHTNNETTVIHSNVSTSTDSTLIDNENERQEVGRSTEEPSVEGTSNSKSTLPEDEISEKLGKTTPQPFRADET